CGTGAGTGTAAgattgtttttatataatagtTAATCTGTATAGATTATAGTAACTTGTGATTATTTATACAcgtatttatttcattatcgtCTGTCacgtattcttttttttttataaaaaaactcaaataaaatgaatgaaatgGATAATTGACCAACGTACTGATTCGAacgtaatgaaaattaaaaaaaaaaaaaaacaattgcttTATACAttgatatagaatttaaaaataaaagtatatgtCAAATGATGGTTTTgtcatcaaataattatttaaattttccttttaaatttttctctactGGCGCGAAATtccttttatgaaaattttttatcgcgtttttttttcatgccaCGAAATTTCTGactgatgataatttttaaaaatcctaaAACTGTGGGTCAGTTTCCTTGttaatataaaatctatatatatatgtcttgATATTTAAATGGAGCTATTAATTTCCATGACATTGCAGATGAAttttatgagtgtaaatgtggCAGACATACaatgttttaatttcatataaaaaaaattaaaataataaaatttttaaaaatgcatgtactcaatttcggattttctcaatatgcatttttttatttttattttataaacatttttgttatttcaaaatttcaaaaaattatcagatgaCCTCTAACTTTAGTGATCCTGAAactaacagacaattaacaattttcgaatttttttttcaacaaatcaatttaaaaaaaataaaaattaaaaatatgcacatgtagaaaatttaaaaaactacgtgaaatttttttaaatattttttttttcttagtttattgtttaaaaaaaaatccaaaaattattggacgtcggctaacttcactatctcaaaattttaccCTTATTTAGAATTAATTGTTGACTTACAGTACAAAAATTtacatacaaaataaaaaaattcatcatcgATCGGGTGCCTAGCAAAATTTCCTGCGCGCCAcacaaaatactttttacaaaaatataatttttcaactttcaAAATCaactccaaaaaattatcacaaaaaaaaaacaaatttccactcgaataaaaaataaaaaaattccaacatTGATACTCTGCGTTATCCTGCGAGCGGGAGTTTCCAACTgacatttgaattaaaatctaGAACATgaaagcaaaataaaaataaataaaaaatatttgtcattacAATGAACCGCCGGATGTCAAGCCAGATCTTATCTATGACGGcgtagaaaaataaagacaCGAGATCACACTTGAGGTTGTAATCACGTGTACGAGTGCGcgcgaaaatatattcagctAATAGAGATCAATAATAAGGTATTTAATAGTACGGTATGATATATATCTCGTGTTCCTTAGTCGTTGTTGTTGCTCGTGTTGTGTCGTTGTTGTCGTCGTCTCTGGACTGGCTACAATACAGCAGTCGTCTGGTCGTCTGATCGTTGGTTGCAGGTTGGGTCGGTTGGTGGGTGACGGCCAGTGGTGGTGATGGTACTGCCGAGCAAGAAGACAAGTCTCGAAGGAGGAACAGAGAGGGAGAGACCTCAGGGTGACAAGAGGAAGAGAGCAAGAGCAGTCATGTACAGTGTGAACATCTCGCTGGTTCGTCGGTCGGTTCTACTGGTGAACTGACGGTGACGGCGATTGCAATGCCATCTGTATTGTCAATGTTGTTGGGCAGCAGCAGGAGCAGCAGCAGCGTAATGGAGCCGTGAGGCATTTTGTCTGTTCTATACGACACACTATCGTTTTCTTGTGAATAATTATTGTGGATTATGGAGATTATAAGTAACCCGGTGGCTCCATGTACAGCGTAACGCTTAGTGAGTTTATTATATTGTGCGATAATACTGTCCCACTAATTCACACGTTTATTAACGTCAAGACAATGTTTACATGATCTCTCTCATACTTACCCGTGGATGTGGGGGTACAACCTCTTGTGTGATTTTTGTCGCATCCTAAACATTAAATACCCGGGTTATCCCGGCGTCACTATGTTGCCCCGTCGACGTTAATCCACAAACAAAACTCACAGATACATTATAACCATTCATTTAAACAAACacgactttattttttataacctcTCTTGTGTTTTTTCCACAGCTGAGTATCAAGTACCACAGTCAGTGCCACAGTGGTTTATCGCGTTTGTTATAATCACTTACTTATATTTAACACAtttacaacaacaacaacatcaaCCTCAACATCGACACCTGGAGAACCGTCACTTTGACGGATGTCTATGTACACATGCTGCTAATGTATTCCAATAAGTCAATggtgattatttatttatatatatatatacatatacacatacatacgtacacatACATTAGTATTagtttagtattattattactgtcatTATTTTGTGGTATACTTGATTGGATGTTGCAAGATTTAAATCTCGTGTTGACTTTATGCCCACCGTCAACAGCAAACTGCTGTGTTGCTggaaagattttttaaaaatttatccatgtgtgtatatatgcatatatgtgTGTGGGTATACATATGTGTGCATGTATAGCAGACTGATAATTATGGAGAGTAAAGACAATTGATGGGTAGTATAATTTTAGtgttaaatttgtttattagcTTATTAAAAGTATGATGGAGTTTTAATGCTCTAAATTATATGATAATGTTTACGTCAATTGACCACGAGTAGTTCAtattataatatcatttaaataatcagtGACCTCTAACGTTTTAGTTAATTCTCATTACACTTAaatttgtatgtatgtttatACATCTATagatatgtgtgtgtgtgtgtgtgtgtgtatgtttattgtaaaattttactgatatttgaaaattattttacagttTTGAAGAGAGCTGAATTATTTAAAgcgataaattatatggaCAGCTATGtagtaagtattttttataattacttgaTGGTAAAGTTGTGTTGATATGGAGTTGATTGTTATTGTTTATGTTGTTGTTTTTCTTAAGGGTACATATAGCTTACCTACATGTGCCTACATACCTATAGATAACTTGGCGTAGTAGTGATGGCACAACGAGGCAAGCGAATAAACAAAAACGATAATGACTTGGCTTCCTGCCCGGGCGCGATTAAAAGACGCAAATGCAGACTGGGCCCAACAGCCGCGGGTACATCGGGTTTGGTGTCAGCAATTGGGCCCTCCGAAGAGGAAGAAACGATGGCGGTGGCATCGACAAGTCAAGGTGGCAGTGCAGCTGGTAATGGTTCTGGCTGTTGCAGTACCAGTGCTGGAGGAGGAACTGTTGGTAACAGTGGTACTGCCGGGAGTGGTACTGTTGCTGGGCCATCTGGAGCACCCTGGACACCACGTCCACTCGctgataataaaagtatatacaATCGTGCGGCCGCCGAGGCACCGGCTGAGTTATTTCGTAAAGACTTGATAAGTGCGATGAAATTACCCGACAGTGAACCGCTTAGTCCTAATGAGTACTGGGTAATAACTGATCAGTGGAAACAAGAGTGGGAACGTGGTGTGCAGGTGCCTGTTAATCCGGATTCACTTCCAGAGCCTACGGTTACTGTAACACAGCAATCGAATAATAAATCTCATGgtgaatttaaattgtaagTCATGATTACTAtcattatttacttttcaatttatttgatacTAATGTAcgttttttattctgtttatcTCGTCATTGCAGacctaaaaaattcattagaaTATCCCGTGATGATTCTTTTAATCCTGAAGATAATCATTTGAGCACAACTCCAGCCAAAGCTGAAAAAGCCTGTGCTTATGATCTCGATGACACTGACATTGCATGGCTGGAAGTACTAAATGGAGAGCGTGCtcaggtaaaaaataatttcagtaCAACAAATAATAGAGGTAATGGTAAAAGATAAATTACTAATACGATTATTGTTGATTGTCTTTGTAGTCCGGACAGCCGCCTATATCAGAGCCACAGCTCGAGCGAGTTATCGAAGAGCTGGAAGTGCGTTGTTGGGAACGAATAGAAACAATAGTGAAAAATGAGGAGGGTCTGGGTATTGAATTTGATGAGAACGTTATTTGTGATGTGTGCAGATCACCAGATTCTGAGGAGAATAACGAAATGGTATTCTGTGACTGTTGTAATATATGCGTTCATCAAGCATGTTACGGTATAACATCAATACCTGATGGCTCGTGGCTGTGTCGAACTTGCTCTCTAAGTAAGCGGCCAGACTGCGTGTTGTGTCCGAACAAAGGTGGTGCAATGAAGTGTACACGTAGTGGTCAAAAATGGGCGCATGTATCATGTGCACTGTGGATACCAGAGGTAAGCATCGGCTGTGTTGAGCGCATGGAGCCGATTACCAAAATATCCAGTATTCCGCAAAGTAGATGGGCACTCATATGTGTGCTGTGTCGTGAACGCATTGGTGCTTGTATTCAATGCAGTATAAAAACGTGTAAGACAGCGTACCATGTGACATGTGCGTTCAAATATGGACTTGAAATGAAGGCTATTATTGAGGACGAACAGGCTGATGATGGGGTTAAATTAAGGTCTTATTGTCAAAAACACAGTAGAACAAATACTAAAGATAAAGTTGGGGTTGGTGGCAGCAGCACTGGTGATAAAGGTGGTTCTGACTCAGATGAACCGGGTGATACGCATAATAAACGTAAACGTAAAGATATGACATCTGAAGAAAAGAATCAGGCGCGTGCAGCTAAACTAAAGGAAATAGAGGCTGAATTTGATAAACATGTTAGTTTAAAAGACATCACCTCACAGCAATTAGATGTTGATATTGATGCAataacttatatttataattattggaaattAAAAAGACGTGCTGGTCATAACAAATCACTATTAGCGCCCCACTGCGGTGAGCTATCGAGTGCTGGTGCACGAGCTCAAGGTCAAGCTGCGGATCTAGAAAAAATGCGGACGTTTGTACAATTGAGGCAGGATTTAGAACGTGTGCGTAATCTCTGTTATATGGTTAATAGACGTGAAAAATTGTGTAGGTCATTTTTGAGGCTTCGTGAACAAACATTTCATAAACAAGCCTCAGTTTTGTCTAATAGTCCATCATTACCACCTGCTGCAGTAGCGGCTGTCATTGAAGCTAATCACGGTCCATCTATTTACGATCGTTTGTACTCTCACTCGGATGCTGAAGATCATACACATGACTTTGACACGATAGTTGCGCGTATAAAAGGTATAAAATCACCCACACCGGTGTCTAGTGACGAGAAGAAAAAACCGCCGACTGATTTCAATGGTGCGtctaataagaaattttactttaacggTGCGGTAAGACGAAAAAATCTTTGCAGTAGTGATTTATCGTCGTTGAGTAGTAGTGAAGTTGATACAGCTAAACCTACAGTTAAATCAACAACCTCGACGAGCAAGAGTTCGTCTAGCAATAaatcaagaaataaaattgaaagtgAATCAAGCTCGGAAGATGAGCCAGTAAATACCGctaaaaaatcaacaaaagtTACGAGACGTAGAACGAAAAAGACAACAAGTGTTGCTAGTCGACCCAGGCCTGCCCCGGGTAGTAGTGAAAGTGATAAACAGGGTAATGCTAATACGAGATCAAGAACGCTTGAGCATATGGAGAAGGAATTGGGAACTGGTACTGGTAGTGATAGTGATGATTTGTTTGCATTAAATGCAAATACTGGGTCGCGAACTGGACCATCAGCAGCTGCTGCTATTTATTCAGACACTGATTCAGATTCTCAGGATCGCAGCAGATCTGTCACTGCGCCGTTTATCAGCAAAGCTGCTGTTAAACAATTTTCAGCGGCggatatatcgaaaaatacCTCGAAAAGTTTTACCAACAAAGACAGTAAAGATGAATCGACTACGGAAACTAGCAATAAAGAGAATGTTAAAGCCAAGAAAAAGGAAAAAGAGTATATACCATCGGCGTTAATTGTTCCGCAGCGACAGGCGGCTAAGAAAGCATCGGAAATAATGCAGCGGtcgcaaaataaaaaagaaactcCTGTAGAACCACCAGAACCTATTAAATCACCAGctgatgataaaaattcaaaacctAAAGAAAAAGCTAGTGTTAAAAAATCACGGGATAATAAAGTACATCATAAAGATTCAAAGAATAATGACATTTATGACTTTGATAAGGAAAAAGAGTTCGCTGATCCCAGTGAGATCTTGGCGTACGTTCCGCAGAGACAGGCAGCTAAAAAAGCAGCTGAGCATATAAAGAGTGGACTGGGAACAAAATCTGCTCCCCAGCCAGAGAGTTCTGATGTCTCGGATGCTAAAGTCAAGAAAGATTCGCCGGAAAGTAAACCCAAGAAAGAGATCGCGAAGAAGGAAGAGGTGGCAAAGAAGGAAGAGCCCGCGAAGAAACCTCAGCCGGAAAGCAAAACGTCGTCGAGTACAAACAGCGACTCGAGTAGCAGCAATAGCTGTAGCAGTTCATCAGACTCGAGTAGTGACTCGGATGATGTTAAAAGTCCTGCGAGATCGCCGAAGAAGAAAGATCAGTCGTCATCATCGACCTCATCAGAGAGCGATGCCAGTAATCGTTCGTCAAAAGTATTATCGAGTAATAAGAGACAGACTGGTGGTAGTGGTAGCAGTAGTAGTAGAACGACGACGACAACAACGGCAACAACAACGAGTGATGATGCCGCGGAAAGTGTGGATAAGAAGACAATGGCCGGGCGGAAACTCAAAAAGCTGCCTGACAAGAAGCTTAAAACTTCCGACGGGCGGCATGGATCCGAGTTTCCACCGCCGCCTGCTGAGAGAAAAGAATCATCAAGTAGAACAACCTCAGTGTCTAAAGATCCAAACCAATCGCGGCAATCATCACTCACTAAGAAGACCGATCAAAGAGTGTCGTCTAGTATTGTCTCAGGTAAAAAGTTATCtcagcagcaacaacagcagcagcagcaacacgAAAAACATCAGCAGCAACGGGTccaacagcaacagcagcagcaacaaacAGCCTCAAGCAATAACCAAGATTTGCTCAGTGGGTCAAGAGATAATGATGGGCCACGAAGTGTTTCTCGGTCCAAACCAGCTAAAAAGAGCACCCAGTCCGCTAGCAAATCGCAAACGCAAAGCCAATCTCAGCAACGAGAATCACAGCAATCGCAGCAacatcagcagcagcagcaatcCAGCGGCAAGTGTAATAAAAAGGAGGAAGATATCAGCTCGTCAACGAGAGTTAAGCCCGAGGCACGCAAACGAAAATCAAGTGAAGCTCCGTCTAAAGAAGACAAAGCTGGCAAAAATGCGTCTTCGATCaggaaaaatgataagaggttaaataatgataagcaaattaaaaataaagacaatAGTGAATCGACAAATGATACTCATGAGTCTTCAGAGGATGTATCTTCGTCACGTGTTGATGGTAAGACAAGTTTGTCTACTGGTTCGTTAAATGAATCATCTAAAAGCCAACATGTAGAGTCGACAAAAGTCGATGATAAGAAAGTAAGTAAAAAAGgtacaaataataaaagtccGATGCACCTGTTACTTTTGGAAGAGGAAATAAAACAGCGACGAGCGGAACGTGATAGTCCGAAAAAATCCTCAAAGAGtctcgataaatttttagaaaaacgTGAGCATCTTGATAAACTTTTCAAAGCTAAATCGGAGAAAGAAGTCAGTGAGCCGCAATCGGATAAAGAAATAACAGATAAAAGTGATGATAGAGTAAGTAGTAATCAAAGTCATGAGGGTGGGCGTAAAAATCATACCAGTGATGAAATTTCACGTGTGCCGCCGATTGAAAAAATAGAAGATCCGCCTAGAATGGACAGCGATGTCCAGCAAGATAATAATAGTACGGGAGCTggtaaagttaataaaaagaatGAACATAAAAGTCCGGCGCCTGTACAGCAACAGCCGTCGCCTTGCGAGGTAATTCAAGTAGAAAAAGAAGTTGAAGATAGCTTTAAAAAATCACACGTGGTGTCCGATAAGTCTGCCCATGAATCCCGACACGAAGACAAAGAAATTCCTAAGCGTAAGAAATCTATAAATAGGTCAATATTTTCCCCGCAACATGGACAATCAAAAGACCAAAGTGACTCGGAGTTCTTTGATTTTGACCAAGATATTTTGAATGATGACATAAATGACGACGGTTTCAGTATACCCAGAGATCCTGAGGAACGTCAGCAGCCGTTGGCATTCTCCTTCAACAACGACATGTGGTTTAAAGAAGAGAAAGAGGACAGCGCTCGCGAAACACTTCATTTGGTTGCTAAACTTCGGATGGAGTTGTCCAACAAGTCAAGTACTAATCAGCAAGACGGCGAGCCTGTCGCTCCAGAGGAACCTGTCAAGAAGGAAGAAAATCCTGCCAGCAAAACACCCGTTGAAAACGTCAAAGTCAAACCGCAGTTTGTTCCTACGGCTGTTCTAGAGCCGGAAGTTAAAGAAGTTGAAGTTGAGCCGCCAACAGAGGTGTCATGTAAAAATCATGCAATTGATGACAAAAGAAAATCTTGCTACACAACTGGCAATAATGACGCCTATGCGCTTTACAGCCATGAGGAATTGGCAGGAAATAAAGTTGCGGCAGCTGAACGGGCTAAATTAGATCGTGGTGAAGCTGATGAACGTTGGGTACCACCTAGTATTGATAACTTTAATCCAAATGATGTTCAACATTTAAATCATTTGATGGAGCAAAATCATCGTTACGGTAATCATCCATTTGCAAATGACATTGGATCAGTAATGCATGACAATAATACCGATAATTTAGTTCATtcgcaaataaatattacaaatatGACCGATCAGTATCAACAGCTTATGCAACAACAGCATGCTATCGTACGAGCTCATATGGACTCTTCACATTCGGTTGATTCACGGCCGCCACTACAGTCAGTGCCGATGATAAATCAGCCGTGTCTACAGGGTCCTATTGTTGAGGACATGATACCCATGGAGATGGTAAATAGACATCTTATGGCACTTCCTAATGTCGAGGATGATCAGCAAAATAATGACATTGATCGTGGACTAGAGAAAGACGATGGGTCATCAGATATGAGACAGGATTACACGCAGTGCAGCTCGCCGTACAATGAATTAGCTAATGTAAGACAAGACACTAGGTGGGCAGAGAGTCAAGTGCTTCCTTCAAGACGATCGACCTCATCCTCAATAACCTCGGCATCGTCTACAGAAGAGCATGCGGCGATGCCGCCGTACAAAAACATGCCGTCAATGCCATTTCCACCTGGAACTATGGAGACAGGTCCTTACCATCCTTACACCGACACAAACGCTTACACCGGACCAGTATCATTATTTCCACCCCAATCATGTGCAACGTCACTTCCCTATCCCGCAGCAGGCACCACAATGTTTCCCACAGTCTTTGGAGCGCCTTTTCCAACGCCCCAGAGTATATTACCCCACGTTCCCAAGCCCCTGGAAGATACACTCAATATGCAAGCGTCACCCTGTACAGCTGCATTCACATCTTCGTCCCACAATATGGCACTCACTGCTGCTATGGTTTCTCCGACGAAAATACCAACACCTCCACCTCCACCTGCTCAGCAGCCTATGGCTCCTGTGGTGGATCAGCAGCAAGAGCACAACGCGTCACACACACCCGAACAAACTCAGACTCAGGTTGACCAATCGCCGGCAGTTTGCGCGCCAATGATGTTTATGGACAGAAATATTCCTGAAGCTCAACCGGTTGCTGAAACTGCGGAAACGGTTGCTGAAGATGTGCATGGTGTTACAACACCAGATCAAAAGACACCGTCATCACAACCTGGGAAGAAGAGTCCGTCAAAACCAACGAGAACGTCGGCTAGAGTTACGTCTCTTCAAGGTAAATCACCAGGTAAATCTCCACGTCAAGAAGTTGTTAAGCCTGCGGCGACATCCAGAGCACGTGGACGTGGTGGTAAAGGCAGCCAACAAAATAATCGTGGTCGTGGACGTGGACGAGGTCGAGGTAGAGgtagaaataatcaaaatgttTGCTTAACTCCATTTGTTAATTTAAGTAATACCTTTCTCAGTGATGattcaattcaaaataaacTTGTCGGTACTGTTTATGATTTTGATTCTGATGAAGATTCTGCCAATGAAACAAATATTGCTGATCTCAAAACAATGCGTGAACGTAAAAAATCAACGGATGTCAGTGAAAAACGTGATAATACATTAGCTAAAGATAACGTTTTACAAACTTTATCTAGTCCAGCTgttcataaaacaaaatacaGCGACAAACGTGTAGCAGCATCACCGTCACCACCACAAACTCCCCCTGTTTTCTCGAAAGAAAATGTCGAAGAGATTTACAACAACGACACGGTATTCCCAGTTATTCCAGGTCCTGTTGATATGAGAACTTACAATTCAACTGCCGAAGGACAAACGTCATCTCTCCATGGTCAGTCTTACGCTAATCATTTGATTTGTTCATTTGCTGGCGCAGCAACGGACACGACACTACCAGACATTGAGGAAGAATTAGGCGCACTGCATTCAGATTTAACATCCAAGTCCGCTAGTTTGAATTCAAAAGCTGCGGATCTCAATGATCCGAATGCCGATATGTCTGCTGCTGGTGTCAGTGATATCACCAAAATGTCATTGAGCGACTCGAGAAATCAGTTGAAGGT
This window of the Microplitis mediator isolate UGA2020A chromosome 8, iyMicMedi2.1, whole genome shotgun sequence genome carries:
- the LOC130673580 gene encoding PHD finger protein rhinoceros; amino-acid sequence: MAQRGKRINKNDNDLASCPGAIKRRKCRLGPTAAGTSGLVSAIGPSEEEETMAVASTSQGGSAAGNGSGCCSTSAGGGTVGNSGTAGSGTVAGPSGAPWTPRPLADNKSIYNRAAAEAPAELFRKDLISAMKLPDSEPLSPNEYWVITDQWKQEWERGVQVPVNPDSLPEPTVTVTQQSNNKSHGEFKLPKKFIRISRDDSFNPEDNHLSTTPAKAEKACAYDLDDTDIAWLEVLNGERAQSGQPPISEPQLERVIEELEVRCWERIETIVKNEEGLGIEFDENVICDVCRSPDSEENNEMVFCDCCNICVHQACYGITSIPDGSWLCRTCSLSKRPDCVLCPNKGGAMKCTRSGQKWAHVSCALWIPEVSIGCVERMEPITKISSIPQSRWALICVLCRERIGACIQCSIKTCKTAYHVTCAFKYGLEMKAIIEDEQADDGVKLRSYCQKHSRTNTKDKVGVGGSSTGDKGGSDSDEPGDTHNKRKRKDMTSEEKNQARAAKLKEIEAEFDKHVSLKDITSQQLDVDIDAITYIYNYWKLKRRAGHNKSLLAPHCGELSSAGARAQGQAADLEKMRTFVQLRQDLERVRNLCYMVNRREKLCRSFLRLREQTFHKQASVLSNSPSLPPAAVAAVIEANHGPSIYDRLYSHSDAEDHTHDFDTIVARIKGIKSPTPVSSDEKKKPPTDFNGASNKKFYFNGAVRRKNLCSSDLSSLSSSEVDTAKPTVKSTTSTSKSSSSNKSRNKIESESSSEDEPVNTAKKSTKVTRRRTKKTTSVASRPRPAPGSSESDKQGNANTRSRTLEHMEKELGTGTGSDSDDLFALNANTGSRTGPSAAAAIYSDTDSDSQDRSRSVTAPFISKAAVKQFSAADISKNTSKSFTNKDSKDESTTETSNKENVKAKKKEKEYIPSALIVPQRQAAKKASEIMQRSQNKKETPVEPPEPIKSPADDKNSKPKEKASVKKSRDNKVHHKDSKNNDIYDFDKEKEFADPSEILAYVPQRQAAKKAAEHIKSGLGTKSAPQPESSDVSDAKVKKDSPESKPKKEIAKKEEVAKKEEPAKKPQPESKTSSSTNSDSSSSNSCSSSSDSSSDSDDVKSPARSPKKKDQSSSSTSSESDASNRSSKVLSSNKRQTGGSGSSSSRTTTTTTATTTSDDAAESVDKKTMAGRKLKKLPDKKLKTSDGRHGSEFPPPPAERKESSSRTTSVSKDPNQSRQSSLTKKTDQRVSSSIVSGKKLSQQQQQQQQQHEKHQQQRVQQQQQQQQTASSNNQDLLSGSRDNDGPRSVSRSKPAKKSTQSASKSQTQSQSQQRESQQSQQHQQQQQSSGKCNKKEEDISSSTRVKPEARKRKSSEAPSKEDKAGKNASSIRKNDKRLNNDKQIKNKDNSESTNDTHESSEDVSSSRVDGKTSLSTGSLNESSKSQHVESTKVDDKKVSKKGTNNKSPMHLLLLEEEIKQRRAERDSPKKSSKSLDKFLEKREHLDKLFKAKSEKEVSEPQSDKEITDKSDDRVSSNQSHEGGRKNHTSDEISRVPPIEKIEDPPRMDSDVQQDNNSTGAGKVNKKNEHKSPAPVQQQPSPCEVIQVEKEVEDSFKKSHVVSDKSAHESRHEDKEIPKRKKSINRSIFSPQHGQSKDQSDSEFFDFDQDILNDDINDDGFSIPRDPEERQQPLAFSFNNDMWFKEEKEDSARETLHLVAKLRMELSNKSSTNQQDGEPVAPEEPVKKEENPASKTPVENVKVKPQFVPTAVLEPEVKEVEVEPPTEVSCKNHAIDDKRKSCYTTGNNDAYALYSHEELAGNKVAAAERAKLDRGEADERWVPPSIDNFNPNDVQHLNHLMEQNHRYGNHPFANDIGSVMHDNNTDNLVHSQINITNMTDQYQQLMQQQHAIVRAHMDSSHSVDSRPPLQSVPMINQPCLQGPIVEDMIPMEMVNRHLMALPNVEDDQQNNDIDRGLEKDDGSSDMRQDYTQCSSPYNELANVRQDTRWAESQVLPSRRSTSSSITSASSTEEHAAMPPYKNMPSMPFPPGTMETGPYHPYTDTNAYTGPVSLFPPQSCATSLPYPAAGTTMFPTVFGAPFPTPQSILPHVPKPLEDTLNMQASPCTAAFTSSSHNMALTAAMVSPTKIPTPPPPPAQQPMAPVVDQQQEHNASHTPEQTQTQVDQSPAVCAPMMFMDRNIPEAQPVAETAETVAEDVHGVTTPDQKTPSSQPGKKSPSKPTRTSARVTSLQGKSPGKSPRQEVVKPAATSRARGRGGKGSQQNNRGRGRGRGRGRGRNNQNVCLTPFVNLSNTFLSDDSIQNKLVGTVYDFDSDEDSANETNIADLKTMRERKKSTDVSEKRDNTLAKDNVLQTLSSPAVHKTKYSDKRVAASPSPPQTPPVFSKENVEEIYNNDTVFPVIPGPVDMRTYNSTAEGQTSSLHGQSYANHLICSFAGAATDTTLPDIEEELGALHSDLTSKSASLNSKAADLNDPNADMSAAGVSDITKMSLSDSRNQLKVKIKGPFANYVASTSVNQLVPQAPIIPPASSASVTSGTSNLRRMRKKELLRQYCSQDMNMDDPTMASVAAVPICMPPISRTVITIPKAVASMTSIPTREDYKAVVDMANMEKKRRKERGGSGFADPGDEDGTSDRRRGLAGTSADRRRGRQPKPPAAAASNSAPPKLKIKIGSNVVSQDVGGSVTEDRARIRPPKKRLSSMQNKPSIEELKRESMKFRKMIMAGFDNDEAPQEKSKKDKNGKKRKKQRGKEGRVQILDDGNTSTTKLIIRIKATPNDSTSETSSVANERVTQSEDNTDNKKAGGEAKEDPGYQDSNTNSDKPTADPSAANNSLDNVKSVKVTPIRLKLTRCHEGYELKAPAASVDKSGSKDAEGNSGEKSSGAAPADTDAPDNNERVKDNLQQDSHNQDDNNKPSKPEDINILSTANTASHSPGCPPAPLPQGCQVR